Proteins encoded in a region of the Vicia villosa cultivar HV-30 ecotype Madison, WI linkage group LG5, Vvil1.0, whole genome shotgun sequence genome:
- the LOC131602193 gene encoding pre-mRNA-processing protein 40C codes for MAQQPLSTETPNSSSATPASSSPAPPISYGVHQNVNVSGNSHQLSSHSGMKPNSAVNPPHMSVQPPVHGLPPHAAAPSFLYNTPHSVPVFTGNQHAQSTTNMPDSGTQDFSKMSSASSNQHPVPALTSTSPMPPPSDPNYRPTTLWMPAVPSFPVHPVMPGAPGPPGLAKPVRIPSNPAVPPPSTEFSSAAALRQNIPTGPIALDPNASHQGLPYPSLPSMVAPPQGFWLQPPQMSGIPRPPFHQYPAAFPGPFPFPARGVTLPTVPVPDSQPPGVTPVGPVGISTFSASSHQLRGTPSLQAEVISAHADDKKLNAIMTQNEDAANDQLDAWTAHKSEAGIVYYYNVVTRESTYNKPAGFKGEAHQVSGQPTPVSMVDLPGTDWQLVSTSDGKKYYYNKQTKTSCWQVPIEVAELKKKQDGDVTKDSLMPVPNTNSSSDRGSGMVALNAPAIITGGRDAAAPKPSSVQSSPSALDLIKKKLQESGAPVTSSSVPTPSVQPGSESNGSKATDSTAKSLQNDNSKDKQKDANGDANVTDTSSDSEDEDSGPSKEECINQFKEMLKERGVAPFSKWEKELPKIVFDPRFKAIPSYSARRSLFEHYVKTRAEVERKEKRAAQKAAIEGFKQLLNEASEDINDNTDYHTFQKKWGNDQRFEALDRKEREHLLNERVLPLKKAAEEKAQARRDAASASFKSMLKEQGDITFNSRWSKVKESLRDDSRYKSIKHEDREFLFNEYISELKAAEHAAERETRAKKDEQEKLRERERELRKRKEREEHEMEKVRIKIRRKEAVTSFQALLVERIKDPMASWTESKPKIEKDPQGRATNSVLDSTDMEKLFWDHIKMLQERCAHDFKALLAEVLTSEAASRETEDGKTVLNSWSTAKRLLKPDPRYNKVQRKDREALWRRYAEDMLRRQKSSHDSKEDKYLDARGRKSLESSKHTSESGRLHERR; via the exons ATGGCTCAACAACCTCTCTCCACCGAAACCCCTAATTCTTCTTCTGCAA CTCCCGCATCATCATCACCGGCGCCACCAATCTCTTACGGTGTACATCAAAATGTCAACGTTTCTGGGAATTCTCACCAGTTGTCCTCACATTCC GGGATGAAGCCTAATTCAGCTGTTAATCCTCCTCATATGTCTGTTCAACCTCCAGTTCACGGTCTCCCTCCACATGCCGCTGCCCCTTCATTTTTGTACAATACTCCCCACAGTGTGCCGGTTTTTACTGGCAACCAACATGCGCAATCTACAACT AACATGCCCGATTCTGGTACCCAAGATTTTAGTAAAATGTCATCTGCATCAAGTAACCAACATCCTGTTCCCGCTCTTACTTCTACATCTCCAATGCCACCGCCATCTGACCCTAACTACCGCCCCACTACTTTATGGATGCCAGCTGTCCCATCATTTCCCGTCCATCCTGTAATGCCTGGAGCTCCTGGCCCCCCTGGATTAGCAAAACCTGTGAGAATTCCCTCCAATCCAGCTGTTCCACCTCCAAGCACAGAGTTTTCCTCAGCTGCAGCACTGAGACAGAATATACCTACTGGTCCCATTGCATTAGATCCTAATGCCTCACATCAAGGTTTGCCCTATCCATCCTTACCTTCCATGGTTGCTCCTCCTCAGGGGTTTTGGTTACAGCCTCCCCAGATGAGTGGTATACCTAGGCCACCATTTCATCAATATCCTGCTGCTTTTCCTGGTCCCTTTCCATTTCCAGCACGTGGTGTTACTCTTCCTACTGTTCCAGTGCCTGATTCTCAACCTCCCGGTGTTACTCCTGTGGGTCCTGTTGGTATTTCTACTTTTTCTGCTTCCAGTCATCAGCTGAGGGGAACACCTAGTTTGCAGGCCGAAGTAATTTCAGCACATGCTG ATGACAAAAAGTTAAATGCCATTATGACTCAAAATGAGGATGCTGCTAATGATCAACTAGATGCTTGGACTGCCCACAAGAGTGAAGCAGGAATTGTATACTATTATAATGTTGTGACACGGGAATCGACATACAACAAACCTGCTGGCTTTAAAGGGGAG GCTCACCAAGTTTCTGGGCAGCCTACTCCAGTTTCAAT GGTAGATTTGCCTGGTACTGATTGGCAGTTAGTCTCTACTAGTGATGGGAAAAAATATTACTATAACAAGCAAACCAAG ACAAGCTGCTGGCAAGTTCCAATTGAGGTGgctgaattaaaaaaaaagcagGATGGTGATGTTACGAAAGATAGTTTAATGCCAGTTCCAAATACTAATTCATCTTCTGATAGAGGGTCTGGAATGGTTGCTCTGAATGCTCCTGCTATTATTACTGGTGGTCGTGATGCTGCAGCTCCTAAGCCCTCTAGTGTACAGAGCTCACCATCGGCACTGGATTTGATCAAGAAGAAGTTGCAGGAATCAGGAGCACCTGTTACATCCTCTTCTGTTCCTACCCCATCAGTGCAACCAGGATCTGAATCAAATGGTTCAAAAGCAACCGACTCTACAGCTAAGAGCCTGCAAAATGATAACAGTAAAGATAAACAGAAAGATGCTAATGGTGATGCTAATGTCACTGATACATCTTCAGATTCAGAAGATGAGGATAGCGGGCCTTCAAAAGAGGAATGCATAAATCAATTTaag GAGATGCTTAAGGAACGAGGTGTGGCACCATTCTCAAAGTGGGAGAAAGAACTACCAAAGATAGTATTTGATCCCCGTTTTAAG GCTATCCCTAGTTATTCTGCTAGGAGATCCTTGTTTGAACATTATGTTAAAACTCGCGCGGAAGTAGAACGCAAAGAAAAGCGTGCTGCACAGAAGGCTGCAATTGAGGGATTTAAGCAGTTATTAAATGAAGCCTCAGAG GATATAAATGACAATACTGATTATCACACTTTTCAAAAGAAATGGGGAAACGATCAACGGTTTGAAGCATTGGACCGCAAGGAACGGGAGCATCTTCTTAACGAAAG agtgCTTCCCTTGAAGAAAGCTGCTGAAGAAAAAGCTCAAGCAAGACGTGATGCTGCTTCTGCCAGTTTTAAATCAATGCTTAAAGAGCAAGGAGATATCACTTTTAACTCCCGTTGGTCCAAG GTTAAAGAGAGTTTAAGAGATGATTCGAGATATAAATCTATAAAACACGAGGATAGGGAATTTTTGTTCAATGAGTATATATCCGAGTTAAAAGCTGCTGAACATGCAGCAGAACGAGAGACCAGAGCTAAAAAGGATGAGCAG GAGAAGTTGCGGGAAAGGGAGCGGGAGTTGCGTAAAAGGaaggaaagagaagaacatgaaaTGGAAAAAGTACGAATAAAGATTAGAAGGAAGGAGGCAGTTACTTCTTTTCAAGCTTTACTCGTGGAGAGAATCAAAGACCCTATG GCGTCATGGACAGAATCAAAGCCCAAGATAGAAAAAGATCCGCAAGGACGTGCAACCAATTCTGTTCTTGATTCAACTGACATGGAAAAACTCTTCTGGGATCATATAAAGATGCTTCAGGAA CGTTGTGCTCACGATTTTAAAGCTCTTCTAGCTGAAGTCTTGACTTCTGAAGCCGCATCTCGGGAAACTGAAGATGGAAAAACAGTACTGAATTCGTGGTCTACAGCAAAACGTCTTTTAAAACCCGATCCAAGATATAACAAGGTTCAAAGAAAAGATAGAGAAGCCTTGTGGCGCCGGTATGCAGAGGACATGCTGCGTCGGCAAAAGTCTTCTCATGATTCAAAGGAAGATAAATATTTAGATGCCAGAGGTAGAAAGTCTCTAGAATCTTCCAAACATACATCAGAATCAGGAAGATTGCACGagagaagataa
- the LOC131607116 gene encoding U11/U12 small nuclear ribonucleoprotein 25 kDa protein yields the protein MGETEYQSGLKKEKVLKALLEDPILSDVPKNPTLEDVETLIGLELGSAMRISVLKLDSSSFDVIVMNTATVKVLKLAIKKKVNYMEQSSMGHRHISWKSVWANYCLSFDNNKLLNDDDVLQDLGVRNNSKVHFVPYVMTKESRRHSKRRNHRFFHGLSKLF from the exons ATGGGAGAAACTGAATACCAGAGCGGTTTGAAGAAAGAAAAGGTGTTGAAAGCTTTATTGGAAGATCCAATACTCAGCGATGTACCGAAGAATCCAACTTTGGAAGATGTGGAAACACTGATTGGACTTGAATTGGGTAGTGCAATGCGAATTTCGGTTTTGAAATTGGATTCATCTTCCTTTGATGTCATTGTTATGAATACGGCAACTGTGAAGGTTTTGAAACTTGCTATCAAGAAGAAGGTCAATTACATGGAACAATCTAGCATGGGTCATCGTCACATTTCTTG GAAGAGTGTGTGGGCTAATTATTGTTTGTCATTTGATAACAACAAGCTCTTAAATGATGATGATGTGCTTCAAGATTTGGGTGTAAGGAATAATTCTAAG GTACATTTTGTCCCATATGTCATGACAAAAGAATCTAGAAGACACTCAAAAAGGAGAAATCATCGATTTTTTCATGGTCTTAGTAAGCTTTTTTGA
- the LOC131605249 gene encoding protein MAIN-LIKE 2-like: MADERAFDLSLMPLYPGHERDPLKVINHGRKIFKLLPPAEPLFDQLLVLSELKGLTLCGYTTVNHGMINTFVKRWHHETSSFHLPHGEMSVTLNDVACLLHLPIRGRFLDHEMCDKEDGLELLVDKLGVGLDKALAQMDKTCGSHVIYR; the protein is encoded by the exons ATGGCTGATGAGAGAGCTTTCGATTTGTCACTGATGCCTTTGTACCCGGGTCAT GAACGTGATCCGCTGAAAGTCATTAATCATGGACGGAAGATCTTTAAACTCCTACCTCCCGCAGAGCCATTATTTGATCAACTCTTGGTGCTTTCAGAGTTGAAGGGTCTGACCCTTTGTGGATATACCACTGTTAATCATGGTATGATTAACACTTTTGTTAAGAGGTGGCACCATGAAACGTCCTCCTTCCATCTACCACATGGTGAGATGTCGGTCACACTCAATGACGTCGCGTGTCTATTGCACCTTCCGATAAGAGGGAGGTTTTTAGACCATGAAATGTGCGACAAAGAGGATGGATTGGAGTTGTTGGTTGATAAACTAGGAGTTGGCCTTGACAAAGCTTTGGCTCAGATGGATAAGACTTGTGGTTCTCATGTCATATATAGATAG